The Carassius auratus strain Wakin chromosome 27, ASM336829v1, whole genome shotgun sequence genome includes a region encoding these proteins:
- the LOC113046112 gene encoding rho-associated protein kinase 1-like isoform X1 encodes MNMSAGESLTARFEKIDAMLKDPRSEINTDCLLDSLDALVYDLDFPALRKNKSIDNFLNRYKDTISKIRKLRMKADDYEVVKVIGRGAFGEVQLVRHKATKKVYAMKLLSKFEMIKRSDSAFFWEERDIMAFANSNWVVQLFYAFQDDRYLYMVMEYMPGGDLVNLMSNYDVPEKWARFYTAEVVLALDCIHSMGFIHRDVKPDNMLLDKAGHLKLADFGTCMKMNKDGMVRCDTAVGTPDYISPEVLKSQGGDGYYGRECDWWSVGVFLYEMLVGDTPFYADSLVGTYSKIMNHKNALTFPDDSDISKDAKSLICAFLTDREVRLGRNGVDEIKRHGFFKNDQWSWENMRETAAPVVPELSSDVDTSNFDDIEEDRGEEETFPIPKAFVGNQLPFVGFTYYQFPREPAIKTSDKRSSTKEDKSHLENLQKRIYQLEEQLHSEMQLRDEMEQKCRTSNTKLDKIMKELDEESNLRKSVEANMSLLEKDKIMIQHKVTEHQRKAEQEAEKRRNLENEVSTLKEQLEDLRKMSQNNDKVAQLQNQLRESNDLLRAESDTVVRLRKSHTEMGKSMSQLESVNRELQEKSRATESVKQQLEKELLQLQTTLDTERRSCSQGSEEIRELQARITGLQEDNKNLKHSLSKVELERKQVQDRCNILEKEKNSLEIDLNYKLKTLQQRLDQESTEHRITKAQLTDKYESIEETKSAAMHAVDQKVAEETTLRMRAESRVVEVEKQCSMLEFDLKQSVQKMEQLMKQKERLEEEVKELRVQLEQESGKRVQVQNEMKNWTMEAERLKGSEKQLKQEINAALENKRSVEFQLAQLTKQYRGNEGQMRELQDQLEAEQYFSTLYKTQVKELKEEIEEKNRQTQEALRKVQDMFSEKESLSAQLDLTMTKAESEQLARALQEEQYFELSQEHKKAVSRYKQEISEKDSTITQLEESNKTLTKDAEILSKEKAELREGLQAREEEFAAEKEELTNTVKAHYEKALNIERTLKTQAVNKLAEIMNRKDMKLDQKKRGSTTDLRKKEKENRKLQLELNQEKEKFNHMAIKYQKELNEMQAQLAEECAYRNELQMQLDSKESDIEQLREKLNDLQLRLDSSSVTSLQPDETDSNIAESRLEGWLAIPNRANIKRYGWKKQYVVVSSKKILFYNDEQDKEQSNPCMVLDIDKLFHVRPVTQGDVYRAEADEIPRIFQILYANEGECRKEADMESVPQGDKTNCLPHKGHEFIPTLYHFPTNCEACSKPLWHVFKPPPALECRRCHVKCHKDHLDKKEDVIAPCKVNYDVTSARDMLLLALSQDEQKKWIGHLGKKIPKTPPSTFARASPRTMSTRSVANQSFRKNPKNMSGKPSRAQSFLQAADTTSSTC; translated from the exons GACAGTCTGGATGCTCTGGTTTATGACCTTGATTTTCCAGCCCTGAGGAAAAACAAAAGCATCGATAACTTCTTAAATAGAT aTAAGGACACAATCAGCAAAATCCGGAAGCTTCGTATGAAAGCAGACGACTATGAAGTGGTAAAGGTCATAGGACGAGGGGCATTTGGAGAAGTACAGCTG GTGAGGCACAAAGCCACAAAGAAAGTGTACGCCATGAAGCTGCTCAGCAAGTTTGAGATGATCAAGAGGTCGGACTCTGCTTTCTTCTGGGAAGAGAGGGATATTATGGCCTTTGCCAACAGTAACTGGGTAGTACAG CTGTTTTATGCCTTCCAGGACGACCGCTACCTCTACATGGTGATGGAGTATATGCCAGGCGGAGACCTGGTCAACCTGATGAGCAACTACGATGTTCCTGAGAAGTGGGCTCGTTTCTACACTGCTGAGGTTGTGCTGGCACTGGACTGCATCCACTCCATGGGCTTCATTCACAG GGATGTAAAGCCGGACAACATGTTGCTAGACAAGGCCGGCCACTTGAAGCTGGCAGACTTTGGGACCTGCATGAAAATGAACAAG GATGGCATGGTACGATGTGACACGGCAGTAGGAACTCCAGACTATATTTCTCCCGAGGTACTGAAGTCGCAGGGAGGAGACGGATACTATGGCCGAGAGTGTGACTGGTGGTCTGTGGGGGTCTTCCTGTATGAGATGCTCGTCG GTGACACGCCGTTCTACGCTGACTCTCTGGTGGGCACCTACAGCAAGATCATGAATCACAAGAACGCCCTGACCTTCCCCGATGACAGCGACATCTCAAAGGATGCAAAAAGCCTCATCTGTGCTTTCCTCACAGACAG GGAGGTGCGGTTAGGACGCAATGGAGTCGACGAAATCAAGCGACATGGTTTTTTCAAGAATGACCAGTGGTCATGGGAGAACATGAGAGAGA CGGCTGCTCCAGTGGTGCCGGAGTTAAGCAGTGATGTAGACACAAGCAACTTTGATGACATTGAGGAAGATCGAGGGGAGGAGGAGACATTCCCCATTCCTAAAGCATTTGTAGGCAACCAGCTTCCATTCGTGGGCTTTACCTACTACCA GTTTCCTCGGGAGCCAGCTATAAAGACAAGTGACAAACGCAGCTCGACAAAGGAAGATAAGAGTCAT TTGGAGAATCTTCAGAAGAGAATTTATCAGCTAGAAGAACAACTTCACAGTGAGATGCAGCTGAGAGACGAGATGGAGCAGAAGTGCAG GACGTCCAATACAAAGCTAGACAAGATAATGAAAGAGTTAGACGAGGAG AGTAACCTAAGGAAGAGTGTGGAGGCTAACATGTCTTTACTGGAGAAAGACAAGATCATGATCCAGCACAAAGTTACAGAACATCAGAGAAAGGCGGAACAGGAGGCTGAAAAACGAAGAAATCTGGAGAATGAGG TGTCTACTTTGAAGGAGCAGCTGGAGGACTTGAGGAAAATGAGTCAAAACAATGATAAGGTCGCTCAGCTGCAGAACCAA CTGAGGGAATCCAACGACCTCCTGCGGGCCGAGTCTGACACGGTGGTGCGTTTGAGGAAGAGCCACACAGAGATGGGGAAGTCCATGAGCCAGCTGGAGAGCGTGAACCGCGAGCTGCAGGAGAAGAGCCGCGCCACAGAGAGCGTCAAACAGCAGCTGGAGAAAGAGCTGCTCCAGCTGCAGACCACGCTGGACACGGAGAGACGGAGCTGCAGCCAGGGCTCAGAGGAGATCAGAGAGCTGCAAG CTCGTATCACGGGTCTACAGGAGGACAACAAGAACTTGAAGCACAGTCTGTCTAAAGTAGAGCTGGAGAGAAAACAAGTGCAGGACAGATGTAACATTTTAGAGAAg GAGAAGAACAGTCTGGAAATCGACCTGAACTACAAACTGAAGACTCTACAGCAGCGGCTGGACCAGGAATCCACCGAGCATCGCATCACGAAAGCTCAACTCACAGACAAATACGAGTCCATCGAGGAGACCAAGTCAGCTGCTATGCACG CGGTGGACCAGAAGGTGGCGGAGGAGACCACGCTGCGGATGCGGGCGGAGAGCAGGGTGGTGGAGGTGGAGAAGCAGTGCTCCATGCTGGAGTTTGACCTCAAGCAGTCTGTGCAGAAGATGGAGCAGCTGATGAAGCAGAAGGAGAGGCTGGAGGAAGAG GTGAAGGAGCTGCGGGTGCAGTTGGAGCAGGAGTCTGGGAAGCGTGTGCAGGTCCAGAACGAGATGAAGAACTGGACGATGGAGGCCGAGCGGCTGAAAGGATCAGAGAAGCAGCTCAAACAGGAGATCAACGCGGCCCTCGAGAACAAGCGCTCTGTTGAGTTCCAGCTGGCACAGCTCACCAA GCAGTACCGAGGAAATGAGGGTCAGATGAGGGAACTTCAGGACCAGCTGGAGGCTGAGCAGTATTTCTCA ACGCTCTATAAAACTCAGGTGAAGGAGCTGAAGGAGGAGATCGAGGAGAAGAATCGACAAACTCAAGAGGCTCTCAGAAAAGTCCAGGACATGTTCTCAGAGAA GGAGTCGCTGTCTGCTCAGCTGGACCTGACCATGACGAAGGCCGAGTCGGAGCAGTTGGCTCGCGCGCTGCAGGAGGAGCAGTACTTTGAACTCTCTCAGGAGCACAAGAAAGCCGTCTCACGGTACAAACAGGAGATCTCAGAGAAGGACTCCACCATCACACAG CTTGAGGAATCCAATAAAACCCTCACCAAAGATGCGGAGATCCTCAGTAAGGAGAAGGCAGAGCTGAGGGAGGGACTCCAAGCTCGAGAAGAAG AGTTTGCAGCAGAGAAGGAGGAGCTGACAAACACAGTAAAGGCTCATTACGAGAAGGCGCTTAATATAGAAAGAACTCTGAAGACCCAG GCGGTGAACAAGCTGGCTGAGATCATGAACCGCAAGGACATGAAGTTGGACCAGAAGAAGAGAGGCAGCACCACTGACCTGCGCAAGAAAGAGAAGGAGAACCGCAAGCTGCAGCTGGAGCTCAACCAGGAGAAGGAGAAGTTCAACCACATGGCCATCAAGTACCAGAAGGAGCTGAACGAGATGCAAGCG CAATTGGCAGAGGAGTGCGCGTATCGTAACGAGTTGCAGATGCAGCTGGACAGTAAGGAGAGTGACATCGAGCAGCTCCGAGAGAAACTGAACGACCTGCAGCTCCGTCTGGACAGCTCCAGCGTCACCAGCCTGCAGCCAGACGAGACGGACAGTAACATCGCCG AATCGAGGCTTGAAGGCTGGCTCGCGATACCAAATAGGGCTAATATAAAAAGATACGGCTGGAAAAAGCAG TATGTTGTGGTGAGCAGTAAAAAAATTCTCTTTTACAATGATGAGCAAGACAAGGAGCAGTCTAACCCCTGTATGGTACTCGACATCGA CAAACTTTTCCATGTGCGTCCTGTTACCCAAGGTGACGTTTATCGAGCTGAGGCTGATGAAATTCCAAGAATATTCCAG atCCTGTATGCTAATGAAGGTGAGTGCAGGAAGGAGGCGGACATGGAGAGCGTTCCTCAGGGGGATAAGACCAACTGCTTGCCCCACAAAGGCCATGAGTTCATCCCCACCCTCTATCATTTCCCCACGAACTGCGAGGCTTGCTCCAAACCGCTGTGGCACGTCTTCAAGCCTCCTCCGGCCCTGGAGTGCCGCCGATGCCACGTCAAGTGCCACAAAGACCATCTGGACAAGAAGGAGGACGTTATCGCCCCTTGCAAAG TGAATTATGATGTGACATCGGCGAGAGACATGCTGCTCCTGGCCTTATCCCAAGACGAGCAGAAGAAATGGATCGGTCATCTCGGCAAGAAGATTCCCAAGACCCCTCCATCTACCTTCGCAAGGGCGTCTCCACGCACGATGTCCACTCGCTCCGTAGCAAACCAGTCCTTCCGCAAGAACCCCAAAAACATGTCGGGCAAGCCAAG CAGGGCGCAGTCCTTTCTCCAAGCGGCAGACACAACATCCAGCACATGCTGA
- the LOC113046112 gene encoding rho-associated protein kinase 1-like isoform X2, which produces MNMSAGESLTARFEKIDAMLKDPRSEINTDCLLDSLDALVYDLDFPALRKNKSIDNFLNRYKDTISKIRKLRMKADDYEVVKVIGRGAFGEVQLVRHKATKKVYAMKLLSKFEMIKRSDSAFFWEERDIMAFANSNWVVQLFYAFQDDRYLYMVMEYMPGGDLVNLMSNYDVPEKWARFYTAEVVLALDCIHSMGFIHRDVKPDNMLLDKAGHLKLADFGTCMKMNKDGMVRCDTAVGTPDYISPEVLKSQGGDGYYGRECDWWSVGVFLYEMLVGDTPFYADSLVGTYSKIMNHKNALTFPDDSDISKDAKSLICAFLTDREVRLGRNGVDEIKRHGFFKNDQWSWENMRETAAPVVPELSSDVDTSNFDDIEEDRGEEETFPIPKAFVGNQLPFVGFTYYQFPREPAIKTSDKRSSTKEDKSHLENLQKRIYQLEEQLHSEMQLRDEMEQKCRTSNTKLDKIMKELDEESNLRKSVEANMSLLEKDKIMIQHKVTEHQRKAEQEAEKRRNLENEVSTLKEQLEDLRKMSQNNDKVAQLQNQLRESNDLLRAESDTVVRLRKSHTEMGKSMSQLESVNRELQEKSRATESVKQQLEKELLQLQTTLDTERRSCSQGSEEIRELQARITGLQEDNKNLKHSLSKVELERKQVQDRCNILEKEKNSLEIDLNYKLKTLQQRLDQESTEHRITKAQLTDKYESIEETKSAAMHAVDQKVAEETTLRMRAESRVVEVEKQCSMLEFDLKQSVQKMEQLMKQKERLEEEVKELRVQLEQESGKRVQVQNEMKNWTMEAERLKGSEKQLKQEINAALENKRSVEFQLAQLTKQYRGNEGQMRELQDQLEAEQYFSTLYKTQVKELKEEIEEKNRQTQEALRKVQDMFSEKESLSAQLDLTMTKAESEQLARALQEEQYFELSQEHKKAVSRYKQEISEKDSTITQLEESNKTLTKDAEILSKEKAELREGLQAREEEFAAEKEELTNTVKAHYEKALNIERTLKTQAVNKLAEIMNRKDMKLDQKKRGSTTDLRKKEKENRKLQLELNQEKEKFNHMAIKYQKELNEMQAQLAEECAYRNELQMQLDSKESDIEQLREKLNDLQLRLDSSSVTSLQPDETDSNIAESRLEGWLAIPNRANIKRYGWKKQYVVVSSKKILFYNDEQDKEQSNPCMVLDIDKLFHVRPVTQGDVYRAEADEIPRIFQILYANEGECRKEADMESVPQGDKTNCLPHKGHEFIPTLYHFPTNCEACSKPLWHVFKPPPALECRRCHVKCHKDHLDKKEDVIAPCKVNYDVTSARDMLLLALSQDEQKKWIGHLGKKIPKTPPSTFARASPRTMSTRSVANQSFRKNPKNMSGKPS; this is translated from the exons GACAGTCTGGATGCTCTGGTTTATGACCTTGATTTTCCAGCCCTGAGGAAAAACAAAAGCATCGATAACTTCTTAAATAGAT aTAAGGACACAATCAGCAAAATCCGGAAGCTTCGTATGAAAGCAGACGACTATGAAGTGGTAAAGGTCATAGGACGAGGGGCATTTGGAGAAGTACAGCTG GTGAGGCACAAAGCCACAAAGAAAGTGTACGCCATGAAGCTGCTCAGCAAGTTTGAGATGATCAAGAGGTCGGACTCTGCTTTCTTCTGGGAAGAGAGGGATATTATGGCCTTTGCCAACAGTAACTGGGTAGTACAG CTGTTTTATGCCTTCCAGGACGACCGCTACCTCTACATGGTGATGGAGTATATGCCAGGCGGAGACCTGGTCAACCTGATGAGCAACTACGATGTTCCTGAGAAGTGGGCTCGTTTCTACACTGCTGAGGTTGTGCTGGCACTGGACTGCATCCACTCCATGGGCTTCATTCACAG GGATGTAAAGCCGGACAACATGTTGCTAGACAAGGCCGGCCACTTGAAGCTGGCAGACTTTGGGACCTGCATGAAAATGAACAAG GATGGCATGGTACGATGTGACACGGCAGTAGGAACTCCAGACTATATTTCTCCCGAGGTACTGAAGTCGCAGGGAGGAGACGGATACTATGGCCGAGAGTGTGACTGGTGGTCTGTGGGGGTCTTCCTGTATGAGATGCTCGTCG GTGACACGCCGTTCTACGCTGACTCTCTGGTGGGCACCTACAGCAAGATCATGAATCACAAGAACGCCCTGACCTTCCCCGATGACAGCGACATCTCAAAGGATGCAAAAAGCCTCATCTGTGCTTTCCTCACAGACAG GGAGGTGCGGTTAGGACGCAATGGAGTCGACGAAATCAAGCGACATGGTTTTTTCAAGAATGACCAGTGGTCATGGGAGAACATGAGAGAGA CGGCTGCTCCAGTGGTGCCGGAGTTAAGCAGTGATGTAGACACAAGCAACTTTGATGACATTGAGGAAGATCGAGGGGAGGAGGAGACATTCCCCATTCCTAAAGCATTTGTAGGCAACCAGCTTCCATTCGTGGGCTTTACCTACTACCA GTTTCCTCGGGAGCCAGCTATAAAGACAAGTGACAAACGCAGCTCGACAAAGGAAGATAAGAGTCAT TTGGAGAATCTTCAGAAGAGAATTTATCAGCTAGAAGAACAACTTCACAGTGAGATGCAGCTGAGAGACGAGATGGAGCAGAAGTGCAG GACGTCCAATACAAAGCTAGACAAGATAATGAAAGAGTTAGACGAGGAG AGTAACCTAAGGAAGAGTGTGGAGGCTAACATGTCTTTACTGGAGAAAGACAAGATCATGATCCAGCACAAAGTTACAGAACATCAGAGAAAGGCGGAACAGGAGGCTGAAAAACGAAGAAATCTGGAGAATGAGG TGTCTACTTTGAAGGAGCAGCTGGAGGACTTGAGGAAAATGAGTCAAAACAATGATAAGGTCGCTCAGCTGCAGAACCAA CTGAGGGAATCCAACGACCTCCTGCGGGCCGAGTCTGACACGGTGGTGCGTTTGAGGAAGAGCCACACAGAGATGGGGAAGTCCATGAGCCAGCTGGAGAGCGTGAACCGCGAGCTGCAGGAGAAGAGCCGCGCCACAGAGAGCGTCAAACAGCAGCTGGAGAAAGAGCTGCTCCAGCTGCAGACCACGCTGGACACGGAGAGACGGAGCTGCAGCCAGGGCTCAGAGGAGATCAGAGAGCTGCAAG CTCGTATCACGGGTCTACAGGAGGACAACAAGAACTTGAAGCACAGTCTGTCTAAAGTAGAGCTGGAGAGAAAACAAGTGCAGGACAGATGTAACATTTTAGAGAAg GAGAAGAACAGTCTGGAAATCGACCTGAACTACAAACTGAAGACTCTACAGCAGCGGCTGGACCAGGAATCCACCGAGCATCGCATCACGAAAGCTCAACTCACAGACAAATACGAGTCCATCGAGGAGACCAAGTCAGCTGCTATGCACG CGGTGGACCAGAAGGTGGCGGAGGAGACCACGCTGCGGATGCGGGCGGAGAGCAGGGTGGTGGAGGTGGAGAAGCAGTGCTCCATGCTGGAGTTTGACCTCAAGCAGTCTGTGCAGAAGATGGAGCAGCTGATGAAGCAGAAGGAGAGGCTGGAGGAAGAG GTGAAGGAGCTGCGGGTGCAGTTGGAGCAGGAGTCTGGGAAGCGTGTGCAGGTCCAGAACGAGATGAAGAACTGGACGATGGAGGCCGAGCGGCTGAAAGGATCAGAGAAGCAGCTCAAACAGGAGATCAACGCGGCCCTCGAGAACAAGCGCTCTGTTGAGTTCCAGCTGGCACAGCTCACCAA GCAGTACCGAGGAAATGAGGGTCAGATGAGGGAACTTCAGGACCAGCTGGAGGCTGAGCAGTATTTCTCA ACGCTCTATAAAACTCAGGTGAAGGAGCTGAAGGAGGAGATCGAGGAGAAGAATCGACAAACTCAAGAGGCTCTCAGAAAAGTCCAGGACATGTTCTCAGAGAA GGAGTCGCTGTCTGCTCAGCTGGACCTGACCATGACGAAGGCCGAGTCGGAGCAGTTGGCTCGCGCGCTGCAGGAGGAGCAGTACTTTGAACTCTCTCAGGAGCACAAGAAAGCCGTCTCACGGTACAAACAGGAGATCTCAGAGAAGGACTCCACCATCACACAG CTTGAGGAATCCAATAAAACCCTCACCAAAGATGCGGAGATCCTCAGTAAGGAGAAGGCAGAGCTGAGGGAGGGACTCCAAGCTCGAGAAGAAG AGTTTGCAGCAGAGAAGGAGGAGCTGACAAACACAGTAAAGGCTCATTACGAGAAGGCGCTTAATATAGAAAGAACTCTGAAGACCCAG GCGGTGAACAAGCTGGCTGAGATCATGAACCGCAAGGACATGAAGTTGGACCAGAAGAAGAGAGGCAGCACCACTGACCTGCGCAAGAAAGAGAAGGAGAACCGCAAGCTGCAGCTGGAGCTCAACCAGGAGAAGGAGAAGTTCAACCACATGGCCATCAAGTACCAGAAGGAGCTGAACGAGATGCAAGCG CAATTGGCAGAGGAGTGCGCGTATCGTAACGAGTTGCAGATGCAGCTGGACAGTAAGGAGAGTGACATCGAGCAGCTCCGAGAGAAACTGAACGACCTGCAGCTCCGTCTGGACAGCTCCAGCGTCACCAGCCTGCAGCCAGACGAGACGGACAGTAACATCGCCG AATCGAGGCTTGAAGGCTGGCTCGCGATACCAAATAGGGCTAATATAAAAAGATACGGCTGGAAAAAGCAG TATGTTGTGGTGAGCAGTAAAAAAATTCTCTTTTACAATGATGAGCAAGACAAGGAGCAGTCTAACCCCTGTATGGTACTCGACATCGA CAAACTTTTCCATGTGCGTCCTGTTACCCAAGGTGACGTTTATCGAGCTGAGGCTGATGAAATTCCAAGAATATTCCAG atCCTGTATGCTAATGAAGGTGAGTGCAGGAAGGAGGCGGACATGGAGAGCGTTCCTCAGGGGGATAAGACCAACTGCTTGCCCCACAAAGGCCATGAGTTCATCCCCACCCTCTATCATTTCCCCACGAACTGCGAGGCTTGCTCCAAACCGCTGTGGCACGTCTTCAAGCCTCCTCCGGCCCTGGAGTGCCGCCGATGCCACGTCAAGTGCCACAAAGACCATCTGGACAAGAAGGAGGACGTTATCGCCCCTTGCAAAG TGAATTATGATGTGACATCGGCGAGAGACATGCTGCTCCTGGCCTTATCCCAAGACGAGCAGAAGAAATGGATCGGTCATCTCGGCAAGAAGATTCCCAAGACCCCTCCATCTACCTTCGCAAGGGCGTCTCCACGCACGATGTCCACTCGCTCCGTAGCAAACCAGTCCTTCCGCAAGAACCCCAAAAACATGTCGGGCAAGCCAAG CTAA